One segment of Rubripirellula amarantea DNA contains the following:
- a CDS encoding DUF7932 domain-containing protein, with product MSFELANSFDEPHVSDAGSFASDCEEDRIGLIEIHGLPGNRGHDGISYFNSPATPGTRGQHGGDATPSQAGQCAGAIVAQLLHDRASGKLSIDANVRLASGDSGAIRQSLEIGESGYVFIDGHGGRGGNGGRGGDGGPGSQGYRGRNATRYSSGSNGGPGGDGGDAGQPTDGQRGGDGADVVINVAEDQLGLLMLVKGNLVGGDLGFAGEPGRGGRGGPGGRGGSSYHWTETQTFRDSEGNTRTRTIMRSNPGGIDGPPGRDGRPSYYRAKDGNPGQTGRLRIEVQGRDGRVRTYPSPFDLELITFDIASEYEVLEPDSLVSVDNVVVRNCGGTPTPDNYTVRVFIQPDEWLLSEEVDLVLHRSLEPNETYTFSGVGLRMRLGDYVVDDPRKRAFRLKHPVSPQARLESGIGRPFRDFENGDDIRVAFPVELTPITCLNSLAPGESTRLIWAVKNVGQETFDQKYLYRAVRSQLRILGGDLNPDLVVFFSDQDLETNIRNTNFEKRVGELRPGEHAIIETRIGIRDQPGAIPYQGFAIGVDLHLQRPRSSVQSDRYRRTDYRKTFIRVSERYLREDGSRFLLIANQKTTTDDIDKWTQLADYFGSGLDVWDVSYYGFLDLVRAVDENQSLLKQWEGMTIIIPNNYYSTPEGRTVAFDQLAKGQFLRAAADYDINFYIVGDSRTGGEEMLASSLIPVSDEKSPSQLKTQRDFLKAVKRWNKYVARTHDVVGGVTGNAQDVADTSLGAVHELDINKRTILFQPKQEWLEAEAKRLQRKLSKDDPLHRWIIVHRYDTGDSDTSWGFFRKRKIGKLEVRRTLDSTKGSAVLYEVDSIDAIDRGFITSKANKHGIFLALKFEDKVDRFIRLVSERTFPRYSEKYIERPMTDEEVLEIGNELVDSILTDLYNEQKVARECRTWGRGGVRGIMPKLNYLAERSLNYGVTYRQMLENEISLGLLYELLANLRYMAVKSRTIWDHAIFPTAFFKRSRAVSNHMIERSDRIVTNIFGRAPSWWDRITGADDDYDPFGSAKKKAPQGIERQTADKRIADHEERLYREKQPIESYATAQDHPGLTYDPELLRENVRVMSGQQYDALVAAERQAIRRRYEREKSVQSERADLLVPLKQVQAIEVESNQSVATPL from the coding sequence TTGTCATTTGAACTAGCAAATTCTTTCGACGAACCGCACGTTTCCGACGCCGGCAGCTTCGCGTCGGATTGCGAAGAGGATCGCATAGGGTTGATCGAGATTCATGGTCTGCCGGGCAACCGGGGCCACGACGGAATTTCTTACTTCAACTCGCCCGCGACTCCAGGAACCCGAGGCCAACATGGCGGTGATGCTACTCCATCGCAAGCTGGCCAATGTGCCGGCGCTATTGTTGCCCAGCTACTTCATGACCGGGCTTCCGGAAAGCTTTCGATTGATGCGAACGTTCGCCTCGCTTCCGGTGATTCGGGGGCGATCCGCCAATCGCTCGAGATAGGTGAAAGTGGATATGTCTTCATTGACGGGCATGGCGGGCGAGGTGGCAATGGTGGGCGAGGCGGTGATGGTGGTCCCGGGAGCCAAGGGTATCGTGGTCGCAACGCGACTCGATACAGCAGCGGTAGCAACGGCGGGCCGGGCGGTGATGGTGGCGATGCGGGGCAGCCAACGGATGGCCAACGCGGCGGCGATGGCGCAGACGTGGTGATTAACGTGGCCGAGGACCAACTCGGATTGCTCATGCTCGTCAAAGGAAATTTAGTTGGAGGAGATCTAGGTTTCGCTGGCGAGCCTGGGCGCGGCGGTCGAGGAGGGCCGGGCGGGCGCGGCGGCAGCAGCTATCACTGGACTGAAACCCAAACGTTTCGCGACTCCGAAGGCAATACGCGAACTCGAACGATCATGCGGTCCAACCCAGGCGGGATCGATGGACCTCCCGGACGCGATGGCCGCCCGTCGTATTATCGCGCCAAAGACGGCAACCCTGGCCAGACCGGAAGGCTGCGGATCGAAGTGCAAGGACGCGATGGACGTGTTCGAACTTATCCTTCCCCGTTTGATCTTGAACTGATCACTTTTGATATCGCCAGTGAATACGAAGTGCTTGAGCCTGATTCGCTAGTGTCCGTCGATAACGTCGTTGTGCGGAATTGCGGCGGCACGCCGACACCAGATAACTATACGGTTCGCGTCTTCATCCAACCCGATGAGTGGTTGCTTAGTGAAGAAGTCGATTTGGTCTTGCACCGTTCACTCGAACCGAACGAGACGTACACGTTCAGCGGCGTGGGATTGCGAATGCGGTTGGGCGACTACGTTGTTGATGATCCTCGCAAGCGTGCATTTCGATTAAAGCATCCCGTGAGTCCGCAAGCCCGTTTGGAAAGTGGCATCGGTCGGCCCTTTCGCGACTTTGAAAATGGTGACGACATCCGCGTCGCATTCCCGGTCGAACTGACGCCGATCACTTGTCTGAACTCCCTTGCCCCCGGTGAATCTACGCGGCTCATTTGGGCCGTTAAGAATGTCGGTCAAGAAACGTTTGATCAAAAGTATCTGTATCGAGCCGTACGCAGCCAATTGCGAATTCTTGGTGGTGACCTTAATCCGGATTTGGTTGTCTTCTTTAGTGATCAAGACTTGGAAACCAACATTCGCAACACAAACTTTGAAAAGAGAGTAGGTGAATTGCGGCCTGGTGAGCATGCGATTATCGAGACTCGGATTGGCATTCGTGACCAACCCGGGGCAATTCCGTACCAAGGCTTTGCGATTGGTGTTGACCTCCATTTGCAGCGGCCAAGATCTAGCGTTCAGTCGGATCGTTACCGTCGCACTGACTATCGAAAGACATTCATTCGTGTATCCGAACGCTATTTGCGTGAAGACGGTTCGCGATTCTTGTTGATTGCAAACCAGAAAACCACTACCGACGATATCGACAAGTGGACACAACTGGCTGACTACTTCGGCAGCGGCTTGGATGTTTGGGATGTGTCGTACTACGGCTTCCTTGATTTGGTTCGAGCTGTCGACGAGAACCAATCGTTGCTCAAGCAATGGGAAGGGATGACGATCATTATCCCCAACAACTACTACAGCACGCCCGAGGGGCGTACGGTCGCGTTTGATCAACTTGCCAAGGGGCAATTCTTGCGAGCTGCTGCCGACTACGACATCAACTTCTACATCGTGGGTGATTCTCGCACCGGTGGCGAAGAGATGTTGGCAAGTTCATTGATTCCGGTTAGCGATGAAAAGTCGCCGAGCCAATTGAAGACACAGCGAGATTTTTTGAAAGCCGTGAAACGGTGGAACAAGTATGTCGCCCGCACTCATGACGTGGTCGGTGGTGTGACTGGCAATGCTCAAGACGTGGCCGATACATCCCTGGGGGCAGTACATGAGTTGGATATCAATAAACGGACGATTCTATTTCAGCCCAAGCAAGAGTGGCTCGAAGCCGAAGCCAAACGACTGCAACGTAAGTTGTCCAAGGACGATCCCCTGCACCGATGGATCATCGTTCATCGCTACGACACCGGTGATAGTGATACATCATGGGGCTTTTTTCGCAAACGCAAGATTGGCAAGTTGGAAGTACGGCGAACGCTCGATTCGACGAAGGGATCCGCAGTGCTATACGAAGTGGATAGCATCGACGCGATCGACCGTGGGTTCATCACCAGTAAGGCGAACAAGCACGGGATTTTCTTGGCGTTAAAGTTCGAAGACAAGGTCGATCGTTTCATTCGATTGGTAAGCGAACGCACGTTTCCCCGCTATAGCGAGAAGTACATTGAACGACCGATGACTGATGAAGAGGTCCTTGAGATCGGTAACGAACTAGTCGACTCAATCTTGACGGACCTCTACAACGAGCAAAAGGTCGCTCGTGAATGTCGCACTTGGGGCCGTGGCGGTGTTCGTGGAATCATGCCGAAGTTGAACTACCTCGCCGAGCGATCGCTCAATTACGGTGTGACTTATCGGCAAATGCTCGAAAACGAAATCAGTCTCGGATTGCTTTATGAGCTACTTGCTAATCTGCGATACATGGCCGTAAAGTCGCGAACGATTTGGGATCACGCTATTTTCCCCACCGCGTTTTTCAAGCGTTCCAGAGCGGTATCGAATCACATGATTGAGCGATCCGACCGCATCGTCACAAACATCTTTGGTCGAGCGCCGAGTTGGTGGGACCGCATCACTGGTGCGGATGACGATTACGACCCGTTCGGATCGGCAAAGAAGAAAGCCCCGCAAGGCATCGAAAGGCAAACTGCTGACAAACGAATTGCCGATCACGAAGAACGGTTGTACCGCGAGAAGCAACCCATCGAAAGTTACGCTACGGCTCAGGATCATCCCGGTCTGACCTACGATCCCGAGTTGTTGCGTGAGAATGTACGAGTGATGTCGGGTCAGCAATACGACGCACTTGTCGCAGCCGAACGTCAAGCGATCCGACGTCGCTACGAAAGGGAGAAGTCCGTCCAATCCGAGCGAGCCGACTTGCTTGTTCCGCTGAAACAGGTTCAAGCCATCGAAGTCGAATCAAACCAATCGGTCGCCACACCGCTTTAG
- a CDS encoding 3-methyl-2-oxobutanoate hydroxymethyltransferase codes for MKSDGNQSSELPPRDAHMRGLHRTMTLGGAYATRNYTVKHLQDLKGKTVLTETMPFTISEAVAAEEAGIDTLKVKFDPGNPGSAIAIRKAAPHTFMTFCIGLTKIATAAEAVRAGYDAMEAGADGIMCQWGPAFIRAVSDAGIPVEAHAGLVPRLSTWTGGLRAVGKTIEEAIWIYQQIQSFEEAGAWAVEVEVVPAELLRQISSRTRLVTSSIGAGSGGDIQFMFAEDILGNHAPPYPRHTKQYRNLYKMEQAMQVERVEGFRDYIDDVKNGKFPGPEHIVRAPEGLIDQFLSAVDGDPRA; via the coding sequence ATGAAATCTGACGGAAATCAATCGAGCGAACTGCCTCCTAGAGATGCACACATGCGAGGATTACACCGGACCATGACACTGGGCGGGGCATACGCAACCCGAAACTACACCGTCAAGCACCTTCAAGACTTGAAGGGAAAGACCGTCCTGACCGAGACGATGCCGTTTACGATCAGTGAGGCAGTGGCCGCTGAAGAGGCGGGGATTGATACGCTTAAGGTCAAGTTCGATCCGGGCAATCCAGGCAGTGCGATTGCGATTCGAAAAGCAGCGCCGCATACGTTCATGACGTTCTGCATTGGCTTGACGAAGATTGCCACTGCGGCGGAAGCGGTCCGTGCAGGCTACGACGCTATGGAAGCCGGCGCCGATGGAATCATGTGCCAATGGGGACCCGCGTTCATTCGGGCTGTTTCTGACGCTGGGATTCCAGTGGAAGCTCACGCTGGCTTGGTGCCCCGCTTGAGTACATGGACCGGAGGCCTGAGGGCGGTCGGCAAAACGATCGAAGAGGCAATCTGGATCTACCAGCAGATTCAATCGTTCGAAGAGGCTGGTGCTTGGGCGGTCGAAGTCGAAGTCGTACCGGCTGAATTGCTACGGCAAATTTCCAGCCGCACCCGACTGGTGACCTCGTCGATTGGCGCTGGCAGTGGCGGCGATATTCAATTCATGTTTGCCGAAGACATTTTAGGTAATCACGCTCCTCCCTACCCACGCCACACCAAGCAATACCGAAACCTGTACAAGATGGAACAGGCCATGCAGGTGGAGCGAGTGGAAGGGTTCCGTGACTACATCGATGACGTTAAGAACGGAAAATTCCCAGGCCCCGAACATATCGTTCGTGCTCCCGAAGGATTGATCGACCAGTTTCTTTCCGCAGTCGACGGCGACCCGAGAGCATGA
- a CDS encoding response regulator transcription factor, which translates to MKLNILVAEDDPHTRAALCEVLRGEGHSVIEAADGKEAQFRFDKKAPDLACLDVMMPGVSGFDLCRHFRKTHPKLPILFITAKSEEIDKVVGLELGADDYIVKPFGTKEVIARVRAVARRCIDGFSSEADEVHLSQQDFEMRGLAVMPRRMQACRGETTINLTAKELRILQILHSRPGEVISRETIFRTGWQEGPPPSTRTLDQTISNLRKRIEIDPKHPTIIETVYGVGYRYEPQP; encoded by the coding sequence ATGAAACTAAACATCTTGGTCGCCGAAGATGATCCCCATACGCGAGCCGCACTGTGCGAGGTGCTGCGTGGGGAAGGGCACAGCGTCATTGAAGCCGCGGATGGCAAGGAGGCCCAGTTCCGTTTCGACAAGAAGGCTCCTGATCTCGCGTGCCTTGATGTAATGATGCCTGGCGTCAGTGGCTTTGATCTGTGTCGCCATTTTCGCAAAACCCATCCCAAGCTACCCATCCTTTTCATCACCGCGAAGAGCGAAGAAATTGACAAAGTGGTTGGACTGGAACTCGGTGCGGACGACTACATCGTTAAGCCCTTTGGCACCAAAGAAGTGATCGCTCGAGTTCGAGCCGTAGCCCGTCGCTGCATCGATGGATTCTCTAGCGAAGCCGACGAGGTCCATCTATCCCAGCAAGACTTCGAGATGCGAGGCTTGGCAGTGATGCCTCGCCGCATGCAGGCTTGCCGCGGGGAAACAACCATCAATTTGACAGCGAAAGAGCTGCGAATTTTACAGATTCTGCATAGCCGTCCTGGTGAGGTGATCAGTCGAGAAACGATCTTCCGAACCGGATGGCAAGAAGGGCCACCCCCGAGCACACGAACGCTCGACCAAACGATCAGCAACCTCCGCAAACGTATTGAAATCGACCCCAAGCATCCCACAATCATCGAAACGGTCTACGGAGTAGGCTACCGCTACGAGCCACAGCCTTAG
- a CDS encoding sensor histidine kinase, producing MPKRLFLALILLVAAPLVLLGWLSASHYRSQTSLARQRIDELMQSQLADFELPVASVFDDYEDALQDTPSSINAISQFDRTVPAIRTSMIVDRRGNLLYPPPPIMTSGDEAMLYRALPAIIESRPPMGGDDNAKSKAKANYATSSAVSSAWQVWFLDEGMQLIYWQRSPDGKSDVGTLLERSRWIADLAAALPDHVNVPATATSSRRSSYPSDSFVKLESLRPTLAKGFVGLVDERQQMIYRWGDRSQRRPRPIASRNLPPPLSAWRFELHDDDPIPTAGLISTLAPLAGVGVVLLALGGYVLTSVRRRMKQAQDRVSFASQVSHELRTPLTNIRLYAELAESDLKKLPSGDVRESLAKRLGVIDCESHRLGRLVSGVLEVIRDGRQARPPRLALANPNDVIEQALTQFSPSFAGLEIDIDSQLETDREVMIDSDLVEMILVNLFSNVEKYAASGRYLGVHSRFDNDNLVIDVSDRGPGIAARHRRMIFEPFARLDDSTTAPSGTGIGLTIARRLALRHDGSLNYVNRDRGATFRLSIPISRTSS from the coding sequence ATGCCCAAACGCCTTTTCCTCGCACTGATACTGCTTGTTGCTGCACCGTTGGTGTTGTTGGGATGGCTATCCGCATCGCACTATCGTTCGCAAACGTCGCTGGCTCGCCAACGCATTGACGAATTGATGCAATCGCAATTGGCAGACTTCGAACTGCCTGTTGCGAGCGTCTTTGATGACTATGAAGATGCATTGCAAGACACCCCCAGTTCGATCAACGCCATCAGCCAGTTTGACCGCACAGTTCCCGCGATTCGAACCAGCATGATCGTTGACCGGCGGGGCAACTTGCTTTACCCGCCGCCACCGATCATGACATCGGGTGACGAAGCGATGCTCTATCGAGCATTACCCGCGATCATCGAAAGTCGCCCGCCGATGGGTGGCGACGACAATGCCAAGAGCAAGGCAAAGGCCAACTACGCGACTTCATCGGCGGTCTCATCAGCATGGCAAGTGTGGTTTCTGGACGAGGGTATGCAATTGATCTACTGGCAACGTTCGCCCGACGGCAAGTCCGACGTCGGGACGCTGCTGGAAAGGTCGCGCTGGATCGCCGATCTAGCCGCAGCACTCCCTGACCACGTCAACGTTCCAGCAACCGCTACCTCGTCTCGACGATCTTCGTACCCGTCGGACTCCTTCGTCAAACTTGAGTCCTTACGCCCCACGTTGGCCAAAGGCTTTGTTGGCTTAGTGGATGAACGACAGCAGATGATCTATCGGTGGGGCGATCGTTCCCAGCGACGTCCTCGCCCGATTGCGTCGCGAAATTTACCACCCCCTTTATCCGCATGGCGATTCGAACTTCATGATGATGATCCTATCCCTACAGCAGGCTTAATATCGACGCTCGCACCGCTCGCTGGGGTCGGAGTCGTTTTGCTGGCTCTGGGCGGTTACGTTCTAACGAGCGTTCGTCGACGAATGAAACAGGCTCAGGACAGAGTCAGTTTTGCCTCGCAAGTTTCCCATGAACTCCGCACGCCACTGACAAACATTCGGCTCTACGCCGAACTCGCCGAATCCGACCTGAAGAAGTTGCCATCGGGCGACGTTCGGGAGAGTTTGGCAAAACGATTAGGAGTGATCGATTGCGAAAGTCATCGACTCGGCAGGCTAGTATCGGGCGTCTTAGAAGTGATTCGCGATGGAAGACAGGCCAGACCACCACGATTGGCACTTGCCAATCCGAACGATGTTATCGAACAAGCGTTGACTCAGTTTTCGCCAAGCTTCGCCGGACTCGAAATCGATATCGACTCGCAGCTTGAGACTGATCGCGAAGTCATGATTGACTCGGACTTAGTTGAAATGATCCTGGTCAATCTATTTTCAAACGTTGAAAAGTATGCCGCATCTGGACGCTACCTGGGCGTACACTCTCGCTTCGACAACGACAACTTGGTCATTGATGTATCGGACCGCGGACCGGGTATCGCGGCTCGACATCGTCGAATGATTTTCGAACCCTTTGCAAGGCTTGACGACTCAACCACAGCGCCGAGCGGCACGGGCATCGGGTTGACGATCGCGCGCCGGTTGGCCCTACGTCATGATGGGTCGCTGAACTACGTCAACCGTGACCGTGGTGCGACGTTTCGTTTGAGCATTCCGATATCGAGAACATCCTCATGA